In Acidisarcina polymorpha, the DNA window ATGTCTGCACAATCTTTTCCAGTCGGCATAGCAGAGTGGTCCATCCTCAAGACGCCGTTCGCGTCCTTCAGAAAGCCGATTCCGGCTCGGAGCATCGTTCGGCGGCTTAGGCCATGATATGTGACTTTCCGTTCTCTATGAAGGGGTCCTGTTCAGTACAACTGGCAGGACGAGTTTGCGAAAGTCGCGAAGATCTTTGATGAGAAGATCAGGTGCTTCGTAGAAGGGAAAGTGACCCCCAGAGGACATTTCGGTGTACTGCATCACATTGTGCGATCGCTGCGCAACCTGACGAGGAGGCATAGGGAATACAGGATCGGGAAACGCTGCCAGCCCTGTAGGCACGTTCACCCTCTGGCCGGGTGGAAGCGTCGTTATCTCGTGCCGCTTCGCCGCGCCATAGATCCATATCGAGGTTGGAAAAGCGTCCGTCACGAGGTAGAGCATGACCTCGGTCAGCAACTGATCAAACGTGAACAGCTCGGCAAAGCTGCGCTTATTGCGGTCGGACCAAGCGTGAAACGCCTCGACGATCCAGGCAGCCAAGCCGACTGGACTGTCCATCATCGCGTAGCTGAGCTTAGCGGGTTTGGTCGCGTGCAACTGCGAATAGGCCCCTTCCCGCTTCCAGATCGCGTACTCCATGGCCACGAAAGCCTGCTCCTCCTCACTGGCATCGTTGGGCACCTCACCCGTGAGCTGCTGAGCGCCCGCTTCGCGCAAAACCAGTGCGGTGGAGTGGATGCCCACTACGTGGTCGGAAAGATGAAAGCCCAGGAGGCTTGTAATGTGGGCTCCCCAGTCGCCGCCGTGCACGATGTAGCGGTCATATTCGAGCCGTCCTATCAGCTTGTCGAACAGAAAGGCGATGGCGAGCGGTTCCATCGGTTCCTGGGGCCGGCTCGAGAAATCGTATCCCGGATAGGACGGAATGACGACGCTGAACGCGTCTTCAGCACGCCCTCCGTGTCGCTCGGGATGCGCGAGCTGATCGACGATGCCATCGTACGAGTGGAACGAGTATGGCCAGCCATGCGCAATGAGCAGAGGGGCAGGGTTTGAACCCGACCCTCGTTCATAGATGAAGTGGATATCAACCTCGTCGATACGAGTGATGAATTGAGGTGACGCATTCATGGCGCGCTCCTGCTGGCGCCAATCGTAATGGTTGAGCCAGTAGGTGCAGAGCTCACGCATGAACGCTATGGGTGGACCATACCGCCAGTCTCCCGCGTCGGCGGGCTCACACCAGGCATCCCACCGAAACGCGCGAACGCGGTCACGAATGTTGTCGAGTCTAGCCGTGGCGACATCGATTTTGTACGGGAGGATGCTGGACCCTGGGGATATTTCTGATCTTGTCATGCCGTTCCTCGGACCTGCCTAAATCTATCCTCTGCGGCCCGATAGCGAAATAGAAGCGCTGCAGCGAATTCGAGGTCATCGCCAAACGTCGCCAGATTATAGCTCAGGTTCCAGGCGGCCCTCGTCGGGAGCGCATACTCTGGATTTTGATTCTCGACTTCAGGCCGAGGCACTCATCAAACCTCGCTCGGGGCTGGTGTAGTGAGTACTTTCACTCCAAGACGACGAAACCGTTGTCGCACTCCTCAGCTATTCAGCATGGATGCTTAGGGGTGAAGTGGGCGATCCAATTCGGCGAATATGGATAACCTTGGACGATCACCGGGTCGCCCTTCTTCAAACGGGGCCGAGGGCCATTCGGCGCATCCACCTCGGTAGAACCTTACAACCAAACGGTGCGGCCTTTAACC includes these proteins:
- a CDS encoding epoxide hydrolase family protein, which gives rise to MTRSEISPGSSILPYKIDVATARLDNIRDRVRAFRWDAWCEPADAGDWRYGPPIAFMRELCTYWLNHYDWRQQERAMNASPQFITRIDEVDIHFIYERGSGSNPAPLLIAHGWPYSFHSYDGIVDQLAHPERHGGRAEDAFSVVIPSYPGYDFSSRPQEPMEPLAIAFLFDKLIGRLEYDRYIVHGGDWGAHITSLLGFHLSDHVVGIHSTALVLREAGAQQLTGEVPNDASEEEQAFVAMEYAIWKREGAYSQLHATKPAKLSYAMMDSPVGLAAWIVEAFHAWSDRNKRSFAELFTFDQLLTEVMLYLVTDAFPTSIWIYGAAKRHEITTLPPGQRVNVPTGLAAFPDPVFPMPPRQVAQRSHNVMQYTEMSSGGHFPFYEAPDLLIKDLRDFRKLVLPVVLNRTPS